One Halomonas sp. M4R1S46 genomic window carries:
- a CDS encoding tartrate dehydrogenase, whose translation MTHRIAVLAGDGIGTEVMPEGVRALEAAAGRFGIDLDLTAFDFASCDYYLEHGQMLPDDWHATLVTFDAIFYGAIGWPDKVPDHISLWGSLLKFRREFDQYVNLRPCRLLPGIESPLAGRVPGDIDFYVVRENTEGEYSSVGGTMFEGTEREVVIQETVMTRTGVDRVLKYAFDLAATRPRKKLTSATKSNGIAITMPWWDTRVAAMAERYPEVDVDKFHIDILTANFVLHPDWFDVVVASNLFGDILSDLGPACTGTIGVAPSANINPEGHFPSLFEPVHGSAPDIAGRGIANPIGQIWSGAMMLEHLGHAEAGAAILAAIEAVLAEGDPAVLTPDLGGRGTTAGLGQAIAARIVAGD comes from the coding sequence ATGACCCATCGCATCGCCGTGCTCGCCGGTGACGGCATCGGCACCGAAGTCATGCCCGAGGGCGTGCGCGCCCTCGAGGCCGCCGCCGGACGGTTCGGCATCGACCTGGACCTGACCGCCTTCGATTTTGCCAGCTGTGACTACTACCTGGAACATGGCCAGATGCTGCCCGACGACTGGCACGCGACCCTGGTCACGTTCGACGCCATCTTCTACGGTGCCATCGGCTGGCCGGACAAGGTGCCGGATCACATCTCGCTGTGGGGCTCGCTGCTCAAGTTCCGCCGCGAGTTCGACCAGTACGTCAACCTGCGTCCCTGCCGCCTGCTGCCCGGCATCGAGAGCCCGCTGGCGGGCCGTGTCCCGGGTGACATCGACTTCTACGTGGTGCGCGAGAACACCGAAGGCGAGTATTCCAGCGTCGGCGGCACCATGTTCGAAGGCACCGAGCGCGAGGTGGTGATCCAGGAAACGGTGATGACCCGCACCGGCGTCGATCGCGTGCTGAAGTACGCCTTCGACCTGGCGGCCACCCGCCCTCGGAAAAAGCTCACCTCGGCCACCAAGTCCAACGGCATCGCCATCACCATGCCCTGGTGGGACACGCGCGTGGCGGCCATGGCCGAGCGCTACCCGGAGGTCGATGTGGACAAGTTCCACATCGACATCCTCACCGCCAACTTCGTGCTGCATCCCGACTGGTTCGACGTGGTGGTGGCCAGCAACCTGTTCGGCGATATCCTCTCCGACCTGGGGCCCGCCTGCACCGGCACCATCGGCGTGGCCCCCTCGGCCAACATCAACCCCGAGGGGCACTTCCCGAGCCTGTTCGAGCCGGTCCACGGCAGCGCCCCGGATATCGCCGGGCGCGGCATCGCCAACCCCATCGGCCAGATCTGGTCCGGCGCGATGATGCTCGAGCACCTCGGTCACGCCGAGGCCGGCGCGGCCATCCTCGCCGCCATCGAGGCCGTGCTCGCCGAGGGCGACCCCGCGGTGCTGACCCCGGACCTCGGCGGCCGGGGCACCACCGCCGGCCTGGGTCAGGCCATCGCGGCGCGCATCGTCGCCGGGGACTGA
- a CDS encoding LysR family transcriptional regulator: MPPLDDLAFFQQLARAGSLTATARELGLSLSAVSKRLKQLEARLGVALATRTTRRLTLTAEGELYLARGGAILEELVELEETLADHRAELSGPLRINATFGFGRRHVAPLLSAFCRRHPRLEAALELTNFPVSLADQGFDIGIRVGEPPDSRLVARRILASRRVLCASPAYVAAMPPLDSPADLAAHPCLVLRENASDYALWRFERRDGPREERAVKVSGPLASNDGEVIRRLARDGHGVALRSWWDVHEDLAAGRLVEVLPGWRGVRADFHAVYDQRRHIPLRIRAFIAYLEQEMAGRVPPVARPTTTGESST; this comes from the coding sequence GTGCCCCCCCTGGACGACCTGGCCTTCTTCCAGCAGCTGGCTCGGGCCGGCAGCCTGACCGCCACCGCGCGGGAGCTGGGCCTGTCGCTGTCGGCGGTCAGCAAGCGGCTCAAGCAGCTCGAGGCGCGCCTCGGCGTCGCCCTGGCGACCCGCACCACTCGACGCCTGACGCTGACCGCCGAGGGCGAGCTCTACCTGGCCCGGGGGGGAGCGATCCTCGAGGAGCTTGTCGAGCTGGAGGAGACCCTGGCCGACCACCGGGCCGAACTCTCCGGCCCGCTGCGCATCAACGCCACCTTCGGCTTCGGGCGGCGCCATGTGGCGCCGCTGCTGTCGGCCTTCTGTCGGCGGCACCCGCGCCTCGAGGCCGCCCTGGAGCTGACCAACTTCCCGGTGAGCCTCGCCGACCAGGGCTTCGATATCGGCATCCGTGTCGGCGAGCCGCCGGATTCGCGGCTGGTGGCGCGGCGCATCCTGGCCAGTCGTCGTGTCCTCTGTGCCTCCCCGGCCTATGTGGCGGCCATGCCGCCCCTCGACTCGCCCGCCGACCTGGCGGCGCACCCCTGCCTGGTGCTGCGCGAGAATGCCAGCGACTATGCCCTGTGGCGCTTCGAGCGTCGCGACGGCCCGCGGGAGGAGCGGGCGGTGAAGGTGTCCGGACCGCTGGCCAGCAACGATGGCGAGGTCATCCGTCGACTGGCACGGGACGGCCATGGCGTGGCGCTGCGCTCCTGGTGGGACGTGCACGAGGACCTGGCCGCGGGGCGCCTGGTGGAGGTATTGCCGGGCTGGCGGGGCGTGCGTGCCGACTTCCATGCCGTGTATGATCAGCGCCGCCACATCCCGCTGCGGATCCGTGCCTTCATCGCCTATCTTGAGCAGGAGATGGCCGGTCGCGTGCCCCCCGTCGCCCGGCCGACCACGACAGGAGAGTCGTCAACGTGA
- the wrbA gene encoding NAD(P)H:quinone oxidoreductase, with protein MTKVLVLYYSMYGHIDTLARAVAEGAGRVAGVGVDVKRVPETMDPEAFAKAGGRTFDTAEASPAELADYDAVLFGTPTRFGNMSGQMRTFLDQTGGLWAKGALRGKVASVFTSTGTGGGNESTILTAWTTLAHHGMVIVPIGYGLEAQFDISEVKGGSPYGAATIAGGDGSRQPSDTELDLARFQGEHVAGIAAKLAG; from the coding sequence ATGACCAAGGTACTGGTGCTCTACTACTCCATGTACGGCCATATCGATACCCTGGCCCGGGCGGTGGCCGAGGGGGCCGGTCGGGTCGCCGGTGTCGGGGTCGACGTCAAGCGCGTGCCCGAGACCATGGACCCGGAAGCCTTCGCCAAGGCCGGCGGGCGGACCTTCGACACCGCCGAGGCGTCGCCGGCCGAGCTCGCCGACTACGATGCCGTGCTGTTCGGCACCCCGACCCGTTTCGGCAACATGTCCGGCCAGATGCGCACCTTCCTCGATCAGACCGGCGGCCTCTGGGCCAAGGGCGCGCTGCGCGGCAAGGTGGCCAGCGTCTTCACCTCCACCGGCACCGGCGGCGGCAACGAGTCCACCATCCTCACCGCCTGGACGACCCTGGCCCACCACGGCATGGTGATCGTGCCGATCGGCTACGGGCTCGAGGCCCAGTTCGATATCTCCGAGGTCAAGGGCGGCTCGCCCTATGGCGCCGCGACCATCGCCGGCGGCGACGGCTCGCGACAGCCGAGCGACACGGAACTCGACCTGGCCCGCTTTCAGGGCGAGCACGTGGCCGGCATCGCTGCGAAGCTGGCCGGTTGA